A genomic window from Vitis riparia cultivar Riparia Gloire de Montpellier isolate 1030 chromosome 16, EGFV_Vit.rip_1.0, whole genome shotgun sequence includes:
- the LOC117933676 gene encoding putative disease resistance protein RGA3 isoform X2 gives MWSAQGLIESSKKKQELDDIGNRYIKEMLSRSFFQDFEDRHYYFTFKMHDLMHDLASFISQTECTVIDCVSQTVSRMVRHVSFSYDLDEKEILRVVGELNDIRTIYFPFVWETSRGEPFLKACISKFKCIKTLDLSGSNFDTLPNSISNLKHLRLLNLMWNKKIKKLPNSVCKLFHLQTLLLQGCEGFENLPKEFGNLISLRQLGITMKQRALIGIGRLESLRILRIFKCENLEFLLQGTQSLTALRSLVIDGCRSLQILAPSMKQLPSLERLVIFDCKRLNSLDGNGEDHVPRLGNLRVLLLGKLPKLEALPEWMRNLTSLDRLVIEECPQLAERCKKTTGEDWHKISHVSKIYIDGIKTPEN, from the coding sequence ATGTGGAGCGCACAAGGGCTCATTGAATCATCCAAAAAGAAGCAAGAGTTGGACGACATCGGAAACagatatattaaagaaatgTTATCGAGATCCTTCTTTCAAGACTTTGAAGATcgtcattattattttacatttaaaatgcATGATCTGATGCATGATCTTGCATCATTCATATCACAAACTGAGTGCACTGTCATAGATTGTGTAAGCCAAACTGTCTCTAGAATGGTTCGCCATGTGTCATTTAGTTATGATTTGGATGAGAAAGAAATCTTAAGAGTTGTTGGTGAGCTTAACGACATTCGTACAATTTATTTCCCTTTTGTATGGGAGACATCACGTGgtgaaccatttcttaaagctTGCATCTCAAAGTTCAAATGCATTAAGACGCTAGATTTATCGGGTTCAAACTTTGACACATTGCCAAATTCTATCAGTAATCTAAAGCATCTCAGACTTCTCAACCTCATGTGGAATAAGAAGATAAAGAAACTTCCAAATTCAGTATGCAAGTTGTTTCATCTGCAAACGTTGTTGCTTCAAGGATGTGAGGGATTCGAGAATCTGCCCAAGGAGTTTGGGAACCTCATCAGTTTGAGGCAATTAGGGATCACCATGAAACAGAGGGCTTTGATAGGGATAGGACGCCTGGAATCTCTTCGTATTTTAAGGATTTTCAAATGTGAAAATCTAGAATTTCTGCTTCAAGGGACGCAAAGCCTCACTGCCCTTCGGTCATTGGTTATTGACGGTTGTAGGAGTTTGCAGATTTTGGCACCTAGCATGAAACAACTGCCCTCGTTAGAGCGTCTCGTGATTTTCGATTGCAAAAGGCTTAATTCACTGGATGGAAATGGGGAAGACCACGTTCCAAGGCTCGGGAATCTACGAGTTTTGTTGCTTGGAAAATTACCAAAGTTGGAGGCATTGCCAGAGTGGATGCGCAACCTCACATCCCTTGACAGACTTGTCATTGAAGAATGCCCTCAATTGGCTGAAAGATGCAAGAAAACGACAGGGGAAGATTGGCATAAAATCTCTCATGTCTCAAAGATATATATTGATGGCATCAAAACACCAGAAAATTAA
- the LOC117933678 gene encoding CCR4-NOT transcription complex subunit 1-like, with the protein MNSRVLYVGMQTIQQLQTKSSPPLAQQMAHNGPLELYLMGSAMDIFQTLIAELDTEGRYLFLNAIANQLRYPNNHTHFFSFVLLYLFVEASQEIIQEQITRVLLERLIVNRPHPWGLLITFIELIKNSRYNFWSRTFTRCAPEIEKLFESVSRSCGGPKPVDDSMVSDNMH; encoded by the exons ATGAACTCCCGTGTCCTTTATGTGGGAATGCAG ACCATCCAGcaattacaaacaaaaagcTCGCCTCCACTTGCACAGCAGATGGCCCACAATGGTCCGCTGGAGTTGTATTTGATGGGTTCTGCCATGGACATCTTCCAGACTCTGATTGCGGAGCTTGATACAGAAGGGCGTTACCTCTTCCTTAATGCCATTGCAAATCAGCTGCGCTATCCCAACAACCACACAcattttttctcctttgttcTTCTCTACTTGTTTGTGGAGGCAAGCCAG GAAATCATCCAGGAGCAAATTACAAGAGTTTTGCTGGAACGCCTGATTGTAAATAGACCCCACCCATGGGGCCTTCTCATCACTTTTATCGAGCTCATCAAG AATTCAAGATACAACTTTTGGAGCCGAACTTTCACAAGGTGTGCGCCGGAGATTGAGAAACTGTTTGAATCGGTTTCTCGATCTTGCGGTGGACCCAAACCTGTAGATGATTCCATGGTCTCCGACAACATGCACTGA
- the LOC117933676 gene encoding putative disease resistance protein RGA3 isoform X3, producing the protein MAESFMFSIADNVLGKIGSVTLQEIGLAWGVKTELQKLEATLTAIKSVLLDAEEKQWKGRQLRDWLGKLKHVCYDVEDVLDELQYQALQRQVVSHGSLKTKEIHSE; encoded by the exons ATGGCTGAATCGTTTATGTTTAGCATTGCAGACAACGTTCTGGGGAAGATCGGCTCTGTCACTCTCCAAGAAATTGGCTTAGCATGGGGCGTCAAGACTGAACTGCAAAAGCTGGAAGCCACCTTAACCGCTATCAAATCCGTCCTCCTGGATGCTGAGGAGAAGCAGTGGAAGGGTCGACAGCTACGTGATTGGTTGGGAAAGCTCAAGCATGTGTGCTATGATGTGGAAGATGTGCTCGATGAATTGCAGTACCAAGCTTTGCAGCGCCAAGTGGTGAGTCATGGCAGCCTTAAAACAAAG GAGATCCACTCAGAGTGA